The Epinephelus lanceolatus isolate andai-2023 chromosome 13, ASM4190304v1, whole genome shotgun sequence genomic interval cctttaacctcaagctatctgaatgaaaatgggttccatAAATACCCACGTGTCTCCCCTTTACAGACATGCCCACTTTATGCTAATTCCATGCAGTGAGGGGAAAAACCAGGCCACTTTTTTAAGACAGtacaaatgtgttatttttgccTACTGTATTTGCATATTCTGGCACACTGAGGTCCCTAAACAGTCTTGGAATTGCATAAATTGGGTATGACTGGAAAGATGAGACTCTTGTGGATTAAATGAGCCtagttttattcatgtgtgacCCAAAGTAGCCATTTCACTGTGGAGAGACCGTTTATTTAAAAATGGGCATCGATGTATATGAGACCTATTGTGATCTTTGGGATAATCAAAGCCTTATGAAACTTTACAACCACAAACTAAAAAAGGGCTACTAACTCTCCCTAAATATCCCCTGCCCCCCCCTAAAAGGACAAGAATGGCCCTATAGTTGGGAGGATGAAGTGGAAGAGGTTAAATGCAATGATAAATCAATGTGTCTCTCACCAGGGGCTGTGAGGCAGCTGTGCCACTCTCTTCTGGAGTGGTCACCTCTAGCACAGGGCTGGGCAACGATGCCTCAGAGCCTCCCACGTTGTTATTGTTGTCGTCCTCTGCTTCATCTGCTTCAGCGGGATCCAGCTCTGGTGGCGAGGGCAGTGGATCGTTGTCATTAGCGTCGGTAGATGGAGGCGGAGCCTCAGAGCCTGCCTCCTCTGcccctggtggtggtggtagcgGCGTCTCAGAGGGGAGGTTCCCATTGTCTGTATCGGCCGCAGCGTCGCCTCCCAGATATGCAGGAGGATTGGTGGGCTGATAAAATGGTGTTCCATTTCCTGCACCGTTGCCACCCCCTGATCCACTGACTCCATTCCCCTCAATGCCTCCTGCGAGAGTGTTGAATCTCTGGTAGAGCAGTTTCTGGATGTTGGGTCCGCTGGGGCCCTCTGGTTCTGTGATTGAGCTGCGCTTCTTGAGCGGTCTTGGAGCGTTGGCCAGCTTTTTCCGGAGCACCTCCAGATCGGCGTCACTTTGGTAGCGCAGCGGGGAGTGTACCATGGGTGTAAGCTTAGTAGGGCTGAGTGGTCGTGGGATGTTCTCCACGCTGGGAGGAGGTGCTAAGGGCTCCGGGTGCTGGAAGAACTCATGATCATCAAACTCTCCGTCCAAAGTGTCCTCACCACCGGAGTGGCCTTGGAGCAATGGGAAGGCCCCTCCTGCCTGGACAAAAGGCAGAGGCGAGGGAGGTGTCGAGCTGGGCGGGAGAACAGGCTTCCCATATActagagacaaacagagagtgTCGTGTTAAATTGGAAGGCACTAACATCATCtctattttaattattaattcatCTGTAAGTCATTGATCACCCCAACAGTCAGCAGTCTAAAATGGCAAAGTTGAAATTGCCCATCACTATTTCCCAGATATACTATCTATGAGGTGAGCTAAAAACACAATTTCTTGACACATGATGTAACAAGAATTACAAGTCAAAACTGTTGTCATTTCCCTTTTATTAACCACTACccacaaaaaattaaatacatccATCCCTACTATGCGTTATTATGTGTCCCATTgcgtgctgtgattggtcagcacTCATTACGTTGATGCACTGAGGTCAGAAGCAGTTAGGATTAGGGCAAAGCTGTCATGGTTAGGGCTAGTACTAGCCAATCTGGGATATTCTCTGAGATTTAGGTGGGATATTTACATAAAAACCCATAAATGTGCTGCCAGAAAGTTGGGTGACTTAGTATAAAGCGCAACATAGTCTAAAGAGGAGGCAAGACGTGGCAGGTTAATGGAACAAGCACATGACCTTTACACAAAAAATTGGTGTTCAAGTCCTACATCTAACAGGTGTCAGCCATACTAAGAGAGACACTGAATCCCAATACAGACCATGAGGCCTGATTCTAAGGATTCAACATTTAGCTATCAAACTACCccatcacaaaaaaacacatgctGGACCATGTCTTCAAACCCATCTCTTACCTGCTTTGAGAGCAGGCTTGAGTGGCTGGCTCTTTGGCGCTGCCTGCTGGAGGTACATGTGATAGATGGAGCTGGAGTTCACTGTAGGCGGGCCCTTTCGAGGCGACTGAGGCCGTGATCCTCTGTCTGGCATAAAGGGGCGTACTGCCACAGCTGGTGGGGGATCCAGTCGCTCGCTCAGCCCAGGAGGGAAAAGCGGTGCATTAGGCTGGAAGGTGGGACTTGGCGGCACCGAGATTCGCTGCTGGATCTGCTGGGAGGACGAGCCTGTGGACGGGGGGACGCGGGGCCACACAGAAGCTGGTGGGTTTGGAAGCGGGCGAGGTGGAGGAGGCGCATCCTTGCGCCGCTCCAAAGAGCTGGCCGAGGTTGCGGAGGTGAGGTGGGAGCCATAGGGAGGCGGCTGTGGCTTGGATATGGCTGGGGAGGACACGACCATTTTGGAGTCTAGCACCTGTGAAGAGGCATGAAAACATCcaccaataaaaaaatgttagaGAAATGGGATCTAAATCTTGAATTATATTTAATCTCTAGCACAATCTCAATCTTAAAACATGTTCCTTATAGATGTGACATCACATCAGGAGGTTAATAACTGCAAAACAACAGACAGATTAGAAGAAGGAGAACAAACCTTTTCTGCACTTGGAGCGATGGGGGAGCCTGAGGGAGGGCTCTTGCCCTGGGTATCAGTCCCTGAGTCTCGTCTCTCAGGAGGCTTTAGCGATGTGCTGGTCTTGCCTAAAGTAGGCCAACCAGTATCATTAGCTACGGCACAAACAGGACACAGTCAGTGAGTTGCAAACCAGAAAAAAAGACCAAACCCCATGACCGAGGCGGTCTGAGAAGCATGAGCCTCTTTCTCGTCTCAGGGTAGTGACAACGCATGTCCACCAGAACCAGGTCTAAATGGTAACATGATTTTATATTTCATACTTTAAACATGTCAATTTGTGTGATAAACCACATAAAGTAGAATATTATTGAAGCTATTTCAAGAACATGAGCGTGAACATTTtacacacatataaaacataGCTGTACCATTTTGACCCAGTAGTGGTGTTAAATGGAGGGTTCAGGATTTTCAAAAGCCAATCCTATTAACCAGACACCATTAAGAGACATTCAAAGAGTTTAATATGAATTCAGCATCTTTCACATGCAGGGTACAAAGTTCACTTGCCAattgctggtaaaatatgcaagtggctagTGGATTTTGTCTATCACCAGCCAGTTTTGCACCCAGTACATGTATGAGCAAAGATAACCAAACTAAAAATCCCATATTCCTGCAAAAAGGCTCTATTACTCATACAACCCCAACTGTGACTGCCTGTAGAAAAGATAATGGTCTTAAAGAGAAATGTCTTAATGCACCGTTTACTTAAAATGCTAATGATAAATAGCATTAAGATTGTGATAGTTCATGTCCATTACTGCTCTTGTAATAGACAGAAATCCTCCTTATGGTGACTGTTTTGGGAGGCACTTTAACTATTGTGGGACAGTTGCCTGTCTTTCTCTAATTTCGTACATCTGGCACACTGCAACATTTCTTAATCTCTTGTACAGAAGATTTGCATGATGTCCTACCTTCTTATTTGGGGgttactttggtatttttcaacctggacactATTTTTTCATCTTAAAGTGACGAATGGGAACAACATTTGTTTAAATTGGTCCGGTACTGAGTGAATGGGCTgtaggctgcaatgtaacaacAAATGTGCGTccactaaaaacaacaaatgtatGTCCAtgaaaagtgcttgtttttgccccTGACAGGCTCATATATTTGTTCTAAGTGTCTGTTAACAACATAGATATGATCCCTACTGAGATAGACCCTTTTGTATTGGGGGTAAGAGGAAAATGTAAGTGTTAGATTGAACCAGAAACAGCCACGAAATCTCTATCCCCAAATCcaccatttaaataaaaaaataattttgcatGTATGGAGCCAGTGCATTTTCATGTCCAACTGGGTGAATCAAGGGTGGAATGACGAACCAAGACAGGTATTTTGtgagtttaattttgtttctgtcgaatTTGAGGTGTGTATTACGATGACagaattactttttatttaaagaGAGAGTTTAATtcagagtctggtggctttgttGATAGAGTGATAATCtagtcagacacttaaaataacaatctgagcctgtcagttgCAAAAACACGcccttttagtggacgtaaactgCTGGTCCCTACATGCgcagagtggttacattgcagcctgttttgccgcTGCCAGCTGCAGTCCTCTTGCTCGATGCtcaaccaatttcaaaaacagttgttcccattagttaGACACAATAAcgtgaaaatagggtccaggttaaaaaacatACCAGAGTTACCTGTTAAAGTAAAACTGATCAAAAACACTAAATGTTTTAAGAGGGGCTATTGATCAATAGGACAAAAATCCTGAGCCTTCACTTGACAGCAATGATGGTAATGAGTGTATGTGCATTAGTACTTTACTACTGTGTACTTGTATTTAGTGTTTTAATTTAGTTACATTTGGTATAACTAAATTGCAATTTAGTAGAAGATTCAGGGACTGTCAGTACCACTTGTCTCGATGACTAAACtgattactttaaaaaaatatatatgtacaggATAAAAAATGATGCAGGGATAGGTTGAAAAGAAAGAGGATGGGAAAAGGaagacacaacaaaacaacagcgATAATTGTGGTACAATTCCTTTGGAAATTGGTTGTATAATATGACAACCGACTCTTTATAGACCCAAAAAATCTCAAAAGCCAATTATGGCTATTCATATTTCCAATATGCGGTTTAGTACCTATGCTAACTTCAAATAAGTAAACAACACAGTAGATCTACATTAGTGTGGGTGCTTTGGAAATCTGTTTGAAAAGCAGTTTCTCGTCTTTTCTTCAATGTAGCATTGCCAAagattaaagctggggtaggcagaaatctggaaaaggcatAAAACGGCAGACtctgaaaatacaccctcctcctgcagctctcccctgTGCAGAGCCCCTGCCACCAGACGATGACGGCCATATGAACGCACTTAATACAGTAACCCACTTTTTTCCATATATTGattcatttaatattatttcatAACAGAATTGGGTGCAGCTCATttgctcagcccctccttgtccctctctgtctgtttatcagaccacaaatgagacaagaattagccaGCTAGCCACCCCACAATCTCTTCGTATCACTCCCCATGGCTTTGGACTGCTTCCCTTGGAGGAGACCGGGCAGCAGTTCCAAGACAGAGCTTCGGTTGTCGGCTGTAGCAGCGTGAATTCAGCCAGCGGAAACCCCCAAGTGCCAGATGTCACAGCAGTCTGGTGACCAGAGGCAGCACCAGTCTAgtctgtgtaacagcagcaacagaaagtttgctgatctggcaaGGAGTCGGGGCTGTCCGGTTCCCCAGAGCTTGGGTTTGCCCAGGTTAGATCCAGGTTGCTGCGGCCGCTGACTGCGAGTCTGTCTTTGGACCTGCTTCCCACTCTCCTCCGAAAGAGGTTGTCTGTAGCagtggggagtgaggcggaggatCCACTGTGATCCGAGGCtctatctaacgttagctacacAAAGGTGAACTTGAAATGCAGCTGAGAGCCTTTGGCCCTGGTTGGCAGAAGGTTAAACTGATAGCAACATTTATCTTCATCTTTGAAACGCTTCGCCGATATTGACACATGCTTCCTTTTATTGTCAGACTTTCTTTTAGACCCTCTTTTTGATAAGTCATTGTTGCATTTTTAGGTTGCCTTagagtgtaggcagttgttgtcaATGCTGGAACCttctgcaggattctccgctattgaatcaggctttcaccgaAGGGACATGCACAAGCATCTGAATTTGtaaaacagccaataggaacgtcTTCTGTCTGAAATGACAcatgattggccaaagtctcctgtcacGGGCTAGATTTTGAAGCCTGAAAACAGCCAAGAGGATGAGAAGAAGTCTAGTTTCCTATACGACCTCTTGAATCGCAATATGCTCAAAGGTtgttatgggatttttgcccagtgacgCCAAAATAAAAccgcctaccccagctttaacacAGTTATATTAAGCAGTTCTACCAACACTAACCAGAGTCTAGAAGGAAACAGCTTGATGTGGGTCTTCACAGATTATCAGGAGTGACAGTTGCTAAGTGAATCCgatgacattttaacatgtacaAGCTGATTTTCTTGTGCATGTTAAGTGACAACTAAAAATGATTCTCACAGCTCGGCTGTTGTGAGAACGTGGTGTGAAGGTTAAGGTTAGGCAGGCTGGGGATGTTATGAAATTAGAACAAAAATCTTGGACTGCTTCGCATGTATAAATTCACAAGGCACTCGACTCATTGAACCTTCTCATTAGTGTACAAACACGCACGGGGATCAGCAGTGCTCTGTCACTGACACTTTCTCCACATGAGGTATGATTTCAGCTACGATTAGGACTGTCAAATCTGGAGATGGCAGAAAGTGTTTCAAGATGGCACCCCGCTTCTTTGACGTCATTAGCCAATCCACAGAGGAAACACTTCAGATGAAATGTCAACATGTGCTCTCTTCCAGTTCAGAGAAAAATCTGACTCAGTGCTGCACTGGCAGGAGAGCTTAATGATGCCAAACAAGGATGCTTACATCAGTCAGCCATTGTTCATGTTAACCAGACACAGATGCTCATTTTCTCCTCAGATTCCCCAGCTGTGCATGTAAGCTTTGATTCGCCTGGTTGAGGAAATAGGTTTCATTACTTTTAAATTTAATCTGTTTGGTGGAGCATGAAAACCTAAGTTGGTGACTTAAGATGTGGCTCAAGGCGTTGGCCAATCAAACTGACTATATTTAAAAGATTAGGGTGTTGTTTGGAGTAAAAACTCCAGTGCATGCTGAGGATCCCGTGCTACAGTCGAGAGAGAAGGTTCAGGAAGTGCCATCCCTCTGCTGATGCAGCGCTGTGCACTCACGGGACGTGCCGTCGGAGCCAGTGGAGGCTCCAGTGCCTGGGTGTGATTCTGGAAGGGACGGGGGTACCGGGTCCACAACGATGTCTAAATCTGACACTTTCCAAGGGCCGGGAGGCTTTCGCACACCGTCTGCCCCGGGAAGAGTCGCCCCCACCCCGCCCCCGGTGAAACAGAGACGTTACACAGACAGGACAGCACAGACacatgagagaggaggagagaaaaggaaggGAATCACAGTATACACaacacaggaagaggaagagacggaggttagagaggaaggaaaaaggAAATCACAGGAATCAAGTCCAGGTGGAGAATTAACTGAGAAGTCAGGTAGGAAGGAAGCAGTAACAGTTGGAGCCCAGGAAGGAATTTCAATCACAATGTTTTCATGCAAGAAGTGTAGTTAACATGTGCCGTAAAAATTCTTTCTTTGGGGCCTCATGTGTCCAAGCTTCTCATCTGCTTTGTCTAACTGACCGTGACCATGTTCCTGCTTTCTTCATGAGGAAAAAGACGAGAAATTCACTCAAATCTTCAACTAAAACTTCACCTAATATAAAGTATCACCTGGTATCCACCTACTACAGTGACTTGCATTTTGGGTGAAAAAATTCTGCACTGCGTTTATAATTCTATGAGTATTAACCAACCTGACTTGGGGGTGCGGGCCTGGTTGGCTTGGTTATTAACACCCAAAGTCTGAGGCTTCAGTGGATCAGGTGGTATGGTGTAGCCTTCCTGTCGGCCCGGTACAGGGACCTGGATGTATGGCCCCACAGCAGCAACACGGCCCAGAGTACCAGGAGCTGGCTGAGGAGAGGGAGGCCCGTTGGCTCTGTTCAGCTGTAAAAAGGAAAATGATTCACACCTTAAATGTACTGACAGGGGAAACAATCAACATGTAGAGGAGATAATAACAAGAAGAGTTCCCAAGTCACCAAAAGTTATTTCCTTATGCAAATAGTTTTCTCACTGCAGATGGTTCATGGAGCCCCAAAAGGGACATGAGCAAAAACTTTTGTCCACAAGTTTCCACTTAAAAAGCTAATTACAATTTTGAATTTGACTTTATAATGAACATCTGGCGTGTCTGGACTGACTTCTTACTGGGACAGGAGATTTGTCAGAAGCATTTCAACAGAAACAGTCTTAATAAGGAGGTAAGTTGAGCGCTCTTAGTCTTACAGGAAGGTTTTCTTTTTGACGTGCCTCAGCTTTTTTCTTGTAGAGGCGCTCCCGCAGCTCGCTGATGCGTTTGTCCATGAGCGTCACCTCCATGTTGCGTTTGTTGAGAAGCTCCTTCTGTTGCTGCAGCTTGCTGTTTTGCTCCTGGTTCAACTTGTTCCTAATCTGTGGTTGATAAATGCAGACACATTTACAAGTTCAGGTGCAGGTATGGAACAATCGATGCTGCCATCACTGCAGTCAGGGGTGGAACTACTTCTCAGTACCTGAAGCTCTTGGTAGAGTTTACGGAGCTCTAGGGCTGCAGCACCAGTTACTTGGCCACCCAGAGTGGTCTGTATGCCGTTGAGTTTTCCCCTCCGCAGGTCCTCCAGCTGCAGGCTGAGCTGCTCCACCCTCAACACTGCTGACTGTAACTCGGCCTGCTTCTCCTGGAACAGGCCGCTGACTTGCTCAATCTCTGCCGCTGAGAAATGAAGAAACATTATCACCTTATTTGTAACCCACATGCAGGGTGACTTCTTTAAAATTAGCAAATTAGTTCAGTCTTTATTTTCCTAATCTCTGAGCACAATTAGGCCTTTTCACATCAGGGACGAAattaaaaaactaaatgaaaatacagaatatcCGTTGATGATTTTTCACGTTTAAAAAGCTTCCGCACCAAGGCTGATACTAAAATGTGCATTCCACCGAAAATGTAATGTTTATACTGTGACACAACCATCATTGTTTTTACTTCAATAAACTCACACTCAACTCTATACACTGGGGACAGACTCGTTATTCCAAGTGTGAAATAATGCGTAGAAAATTTAAAATGTGGTCACATTTCCTATGGGTGGCTTCATGTCATTGTAACGAGTGTAAATGCTGAGCTTAATTGCACTGGTTTTAATCATTCATGACTGGACTGATCACACACCAAATTTGTTTATCATACATGTACGTATGTTTTTGAGATGCACGGCCTTCAACGCAAGGTTTAATTGTCAGTTTATAATGGTCATCTTTTAATGCCAGGGCTTGTGGATTTCTCAAGAAAAGACAGTGAGCTCATACTCATCTTCCTCGGCTTGTTAAAGTAATACTATTGCTTATCCTTTATGATCAGGTTTAAAGTATACATTTGACGACGACTATGTAATGTCTGACACGTGGCAAAATTTCGACAGCATAACATCGTATAATGAACGTGGAAGTGACTTCTTTGACAACCAAGTATGTTAACCCATTTTGTCGGTTGCTTGCCATCACAAACAAGTTCAGCTGCCCAGATGTTCTCTTTGTATTCGTTGTCTTTATAATCTTTATTTTACTTGTCAAAGAGGACACTACTTTGTGCCATGAATATCCATATTGTTGCGTGATAGTATGAACAGAATTATGACAGTGAAGTCCAAGAAAATCTATTGATTACATGAgcaa includes:
- the ppp1r13bb gene encoding protein phosphatase 1, regulatory subunit 13Bb isoform X1, with protein sequence MMPMILTVYLSDGEQAVTEVPITPETTCRDVVEFCKEPGETGCHLAEVWRGNERAIPFEHMMYEHLQKWGPRKQEVKFFLRHEDSPTESSDQGSQQSQDQTSRRSGNTGEKHNENGVGNQRVELTLSELQEMATRQQQQIEAQQQMLVAKEQRLRYLKQQERRQQQSVSESEKLQRLKERVESQEAKLKKIRAMRGQVDYSKVINGNLSAEIEQVSGLFQEKQAELQSAVLRVEQLSLQLEDLRRGKLNGIQTTLGGQVTGAAALELRKLYQELQIRNKLNQEQNSKLQQQKELLNKRNMEVTLMDKRISELRERLYKKKAEARQKENLPLNRANGPPSPQPAPGTLGRVAAVGPYIQVPVPGRQEGYTIPPDPLKPQTLGVNNQANQARTPKSDGVRKPPGPWKVSDLDIVVDPVPPSLPESHPGTGASTGSDGTSPNDTGWPTLGKTSTSLKPPERRDSGTDTQGKSPPSGSPIAPSAEKVLDSKMVVSSPAISKPQPPPYGSHLTSATSASSLERRKDAPPPPRPLPNPPASVWPRVPPSTGSSSQQIQQRISVPPSPTFQPNAPLFPPGLSERLDPPPAVAVRPFMPDRGSRPQSPRKGPPTVNSSSIYHMYLQQAAPKSQPLKPALKAVYGKPVLPPSSTPPSPLPFVQAGGAFPLLQGHSGGEDTLDGEFDDHEFFQHPEPLAPPPSVENIPRPLSPTKLTPMVHSPLRYQSDADLEVLRKKLANAPRPLKKRSSITEPEGPSGPNIQKLLYQRFNTLAGGIEGNGVSGSGGGNGAGNGTPFYQPTNPPAYLGGDAAADTDNGNLPSETPLPPPPGAEEAGSEAPPPSTDANDNDPLPSPPELDPAEADEAEDDNNNNVGGSEASLPSPVLEVTTPEESGTAASQPLEKRTNLKKPNSERTGHGFRVKFNPLALLLDASLEGEFDLVQRIIYEVCNNSVENPSTPNDEGITPLHNAVCAGHHHIVKFLLDFGVNVNAADSDGWTPLHCAASCNSVHLCKLLVESGAAIFASTISDVETAADKCEEMEEGYIQCSQFLYGVQEKLGVMNKGTVYALWDYKPQNQDELAFGEGDAITILRRQDDSETEWWWARLEDNEGYVPRNLLGLYPRIKPRQRSLA
- the ppp1r13bb gene encoding protein phosphatase 1, regulatory subunit 13Bb isoform X4 produces the protein MMPMILTVYLSDGEQAVTEVPITPETTCRDVVEFCKEPGETGCHLAEVWRGNERAIPFEHMMYEHLQKWGPRKQEVKFFLRHEDSPTESSDQGSQQSQDQTSRRSGNTGEKHNENGVGNQRVELTLSELQEMATRQQQQIEAQQQMLVAKEQRLRYLKQQERRQQQSVSESEKLQRLKERVESQEAKLKKIRAMRGQVDYSKVINGNLSAEIEQVSGLFQEKQAELQSAVLRVEQLSLQLEDLRRGKLNGIQTTLGGQVTGAAALELRKLYQELQIRNKLNQEQNSKLQQQKELLNKRNMEVTLMDKRISELRERLYKKKAEARQKENLPLNRANGPPSPQPAPGTLGRVAAVGPYIQVPVPGRQEGYTIPPDPLKPQTLGVNNQANQARTPKSDGVRKPPGPWKVSDLDIVVDPVPPSLPESHPGTGASTGSDGTSRKTSTSLKPPERRDSGTDTQGKSPPSGSPIAPSAEKVLDSKMVVSSPAISKPQPPPYGSHLTSATSASSLERRKDAPPPPRPLPNPPASVWPRVPPSTGSSSQQIQQRISVPPSPTFQPNAPLFPPGLSERLDPPPAVAVRPFMPDRGSRPQSPRKGPPTVNSSSIYHMYLQQAAPKSQPLKPALKAVYGKPVLPPSSTPPSPLPFVQAGGAFPLLQGHSGGEDTLDGEFDDHEFFQHPEPLAPPPSVENIPRPLSPTKLTPMVHSPLRYQSDADLEVLRKKLANAPRPLKKRSSITEPEGPSGPNIQKLLYQRFNTLAGGIEGNGVSGSGGGNGAGNGTPFYQPTNPPAYLGGDAAADTDNGNLPSETPLPPPPGAEEAGSEAPPPSTDANDNDPLPSPPELDPAEADEAEDDNNNNVGGSEASLPSPVLEVTTPEESGTAASQPLEKRTNLKKPNSERTGHGFRVKFNPLALLLDASLEGEFDLVQRIIYEVCNNSVENPSTPNDEGITPLHNAVCAGHHHIVKFLLDFGVNVNAADSDGWTPLHCAASCNSVHLCKLLVESGAAIFASTISDVETAADKCEEMEEGYIQCSQFLYGVQEKLGVMNKGTVYALWDYKPQNQDELAFGEGDAITILRRQDDSETEWWWARLEDNEGYVPRNLLGLYPRIKPRQRSLA
- the ppp1r13bb gene encoding protein phosphatase 1, regulatory subunit 13Bb isoform X2; translation: MMPMILTVYLSDGEQAVTEVPITPETTCRDVVEFCKEPGETGCHLAEVWRGNERAIPFEHMMYEHLQKWGPRKQEVKFFLRHEDSPTESSDQGSQQSQDQTSRRSGNTGEKHNENGVGNQRVELTLSELQEMATRQQQQIEAQQQMLVAKEQRLRYLKQQERRQQQSVSESEKLQRLKERVESQEAKLKKIRAMRGQVDYSKVINGNLSAEIEQVSGLFQEKQAELQSAVLRVEQLSLQLEDLRRGKLNGIQTTLGGQVTGAAALELRKLYQELQIRNKLNQEQNSKLQQQKELLNKRNMEVTLMDKRISELRERLYKKKAEARQKENLPLNRANGPPSPQPAPGTLGRVAAVGPYIQVPVPGRQEGYTIPPDPLKPQTLGVNNQANQARTPKSDGVRKPPGPWKVSDLDIVVDPVPPSLPESHPGTGASTGSDGTSPNDTGWPTLGKTSTSLKPPERRDSGTDTQGKSPPSGSPIAPSAEKVLDSKMVVSSPAISKPQPPPYGSHLTSATSASSLERRKDAPPPPRPLPNPPASVWPRVPPSTGSSSQQIQQRISVPPSPTFQPNAPLFPPGLSERLDPPPAVAVRPFMPDRGSRPQSPRKGPPTVNSSSIYHMYLQQAAPKSQPLKPALKAVYGKPVLPPSSTPPSPLPFVQAGGAFPLLQGHSGGEDTLDGEFDDHEFFQHPEPLAPPPSVENIPRPLSPTKLTPMVHSPLRYQSDADLEVLRKKLANAPRPLKKRSSITEPEGPSGPNIQKLLYQRFNTLAGGIEGNGVSGSGGGNGAGNGTPFYQPTNPPAYLGGDAAADTDNGNLPSETPLPPPPGAEEAGSEAPPPSTDANDNDPLPSPPELDPAEADEAEDDNNNNVGGSEASLPSPVLEVTTPEESGTAASQPLEKRTNLKKPNSERTGHGFRVKFNPLALLLDASLEGEFDLVQRIIYEVENPSTPNDEGITPLHNAVCAGHHHIVKFLLDFGVNVNAADSDGWTPLHCAASCNSVHLCKLLVESGAAIFASTISDVETAADKCEEMEEGYIQCSQFLYGVQEKLGVMNKGTVYALWDYKPQNQDELAFGEGDAITILRRQDDSETEWWWARLEDNEGYVPRNLLGLYPRIKPRQRSLA
- the ppp1r13bb gene encoding protein phosphatase 1, regulatory subunit 13Bb isoform X5 — encoded protein: MMPMILTVYLSDGEQAVTEVPITPETTCRDVVEFCKEPGETGCHLAEVWRGNERAIPFEHMMYEHLQKWGPRKQEVKFFLRHEDSPTESSDQGSQQSQDQTSRRSGNTGEKHNENGVGNQRVELTLSELQEMATRQQQQIEAQQQMLVAKEQRLRYLKQQERRQQQSVSESEKLQRLKERVESQEAKLKKIRAMRGQVDYSKVINGNLSAEIEQVSGLFQEKQAELQSAVLRVEQLSLQLEDLRRGKLNGIQTTLGGQVTGAAALELRKLYQELQIRNKLNQEQNSKLQQQKELLNKRNMEVTLMDKRISELRERLYKKKAELNRANGPPSPQPAPGTLGRVAAVGPYIQVPVPGRQEGYTIPPDPLKPQTLGVNNQANQARTPKSDGVRKPPGPWKVSDLDIVVDPVPPSLPESHPGTGASTGSDGTSPNDTGWPTLGKTSTSLKPPERRDSGTDTQGKSPPSGSPIAPSAEKVLDSKMVVSSPAISKPQPPPYGSHLTSATSASSLERRKDAPPPPRPLPNPPASVWPRVPPSTGSSSQQIQQRISVPPSPTFQPNAPLFPPGLSERLDPPPAVAVRPFMPDRGSRPQSPRKGPPTVNSSSIYHMYLQQAAPKSQPLKPALKAVYGKPVLPPSSTPPSPLPFVQAGGAFPLLQGHSGGEDTLDGEFDDHEFFQHPEPLAPPPSVENIPRPLSPTKLTPMVHSPLRYQSDADLEVLRKKLANAPRPLKKRSSITEPEGPSGPNIQKLLYQRFNTLAGGIEGNGVSGSGGGNGAGNGTPFYQPTNPPAYLGGDAAADTDNGNLPSETPLPPPPGAEEAGSEAPPPSTDANDNDPLPSPPELDPAEADEAEDDNNNNVGGSEASLPSPVLEVTTPEESGTAASQPLEKRTNLKKPNSERTGHGFRVKFNPLALLLDASLEGEFDLVQRIIYEVENPSTPNDEGITPLHNAVCAGHHHIVKFLLDFGVNVNAADSDGWTPLHCAASCNSVHLCKLLVESGAAIFASTISDVETAADKCEEMEEGYIQCSQFLYGVQEKLGVMNKGTVYALWDYKPQNQDELAFGEGDAITILRRQDDSETEWWWARLEDNEGYVPRNLLGLYPRIKPRQRSLA
- the ppp1r13bb gene encoding protein phosphatase 1, regulatory subunit 13Bb isoform X8, yielding MMPMILTVYLSDGEQAVTEVPITPETTCRDVVEFCKEPGETGCHLAEVWRGNERAIPFEHMMYEHLQKWGPRKQEVKFFLRHEDSPTESSDQGSQQSQDQTSRRSGNTGEKHNENGVGNQRVELTLSELQEMATRQQQQIEAQQQMLVAKEQRLRYLKQQERRQQQSVSESEKLQRLKERVESQEAKLKKIRAMRGQVDYSKVINGNLSAEIEQVSGLFQEKQAELQSAVLRVEQLSLQLEDLRRGKLNGIQTTLGGQVTGAAALELRKLYQELQIRNKLNQEQNSKLQQQKELLNKRNMEVTLMDKRISELRERLYKKKAEARQKENLPLNRANGPPSPQPAPGTLGRVAAVGPYIQVPVPGRQEGYTIPPDPLKPQTLGVNNQANQARTPKSANDTGWPTLGKTSTSLKPPERRDSGTDTQGKSPPSGSPIAPSAEKVLDSKMVVSSPAISKPQPPPYGSHLTSATSASSLERRKDAPPPPRPLPNPPASVWPRVPPSTGSSSQQIQQRISVPPSPTFQPNAPLFPPGLSERLDPPPAVAVRPFMPDRGSRPQSPRKGPPTVNSSSIYHMYLQQAAPKSQPLKPALKAVYGKPVLPPSSTPPSPLPFVQAGGAFPLLQGHSGGEDTLDGEFDDHEFFQHPEPLAPPPSVENIPRPLSPTKLTPMVHSPLRYQSDADLEVLRKKLANAPRPLKKRSSITEPEGPSGPNIQKLLYQRFNTLAGGIEGNGVSGSGGGNGAGNGTPFYQPTNPPAYLGGDAAADTDNGNLPSETPLPPPPGAEEAGSEAPPPSTDANDNDPLPSPPELDPAEADEAEDDNNNNVGGSEASLPSPVLEVTTPEESGTAASQPLEKRTNLKKPNSERTGHGFRVKFNPLALLLDASLEGEFDLVQRIIYEVENPSTPNDEGITPLHNAVCAGHHHIVKFLLDFGVNVNAADSDGWTPLHCAASCNSVHLCKLLVESGAAIFASTISDVETAADKCEEMEEGYIQCSQFLYGVQEKLGVMNKGTVYALWDYKPQNQDELAFGEGDAITILRRQDDSETEWWWARLEDNEGYVPRNLLGLYPRIKPRQRSLA